The Microcoleus sp. AS-A8 genome window below encodes:
- a CDS encoding isoaspartyl peptidase/L-asparaginase family protein has protein sequence MTLAIIVHGGAKTVSEDKIAANHAGCLAAVEAGWAVLRSGGSAGEAVEVAIRVLETDQTFNAGFGATLNSEGEVELDAAIMEGATLGWGAVAAVQGVRHPISVARKIMDDKPRLLVARSGERFAAEHGAEMCAKEDLISDEQQQEWEEEQEVLDRPNTVGCVALDASGTLVAGTSTGGTTGQPQGRVGDTALVGCGLYADNRLGACSTTGDGESIIPVVLAKTAIDFLAGSRHPEEAAQMAIDTLVSKVSGEAGCILLDRQGRIGWAYNSQDMAVGYMTAEMDKPAVFTNKEAENELKPEWLQSA, from the coding sequence GTGACTTTAGCAATCATTGTTCATGGAGGAGCCAAAACGGTTTCAGAGGACAAAATTGCGGCGAACCACGCGGGTTGCCTTGCAGCCGTTGAGGCTGGTTGGGCGGTGCTTCGCAGTGGTGGCAGTGCTGGAGAAGCTGTTGAGGTAGCAATTCGCGTCCTCGAAACGGACCAGACTTTTAACGCTGGATTTGGCGCAACTCTCAATAGTGAGGGAGAGGTAGAGCTAGATGCGGCAATCATGGAGGGCGCGACCCTAGGTTGGGGGGCAGTGGCGGCAGTTCAAGGGGTACGCCATCCGATCTCAGTGGCACGGAAGATTATGGATGACAAACCCCGGCTGCTAGTGGCGCGGAGCGGCGAACGCTTTGCCGCCGAACACGGAGCTGAGATGTGTGCCAAAGAAGATCTCATTAGCGACGAGCAGCAACAGGAGTGGGAAGAGGAGCAGGAAGTTTTGGATCGCCCTAATACCGTTGGCTGTGTAGCTCTAGATGCTAGCGGTACCCTAGTTGCTGGAACCTCAACTGGAGGAACCACAGGTCAGCCTCAGGGTCGCGTTGGTGACACAGCCCTAGTGGGTTGTGGCTTGTATGCTGATAATCGTTTGGGTGCTTGCTCAACAACGGGTGATGGTGAGTCCATTATCCCCGTGGTTCTTGCTAAGACAGCGATCGATTTCCTAGCTGGGAGCCGACATCCAGAGGAGGCCGCGCAGATGGCGATTGACACTTTGGTATCTAAGGTTTCAGGCGAAGCGGGTTGCATCCTCTTAGACCGCCAGGGACGAATAGGATGGGCCTATAACTCACAGGACATGGCAGTCGGTTATATGACCGCAGAGATGGACAAGCCAGCCGTGTTTACCAACAAAGAAGCAGAAAATGAGTTAAAGCCAGAATGGCTTCAGTCTGCTTAG
- a CDS encoding ATP-grasp domain-containing protein, protein MNSTYNFQYFKGNSLSDLFAQDTTDTRCGFLLNYPATASWAAYPNTKKYFLQDGSSEATKTSFDKICEKEPWKNLAVLGDALPGIVISPVQTLLIDYWREHFGFKYSNLERIHCSSYLDELSQSDRFDSIITLFPFDNLKPEKHAVNPDTHYRLLSKVTLAELGVQCPNYKSYNLHEIALQDIDLPEQFPYLIKTSHGLSGEGTYIIRSTSDLRYCFDELRKYLDIKLLDTIIVSEFVKNEVQNYCVQFYVSKTGDITLIGTTSQLVTPEGNYLGGLIHYDKTDMSRFFEMIAAVGQYAHQQGYFGVIGFDVLEDQDGQLYAIDANFRVNGSTPLCLQRHTLLGLGKEVAKYSSDYRMDGTLDSILVTLKAELNRKSFIILSALEKVKYGKIYTEIYGIVAGETLEEMQHVEQNLQTKGLQ, encoded by the coding sequence ATGAACTCAACCTATAACTTTCAATACTTTAAGGGAAATTCGCTTTCTGATCTGTTTGCACAAGACACCACAGATACCCGTTGTGGATTCCTCTTAAATTACCCGGCGACTGCTAGCTGGGCTGCTTATCCCAACACGAAAAAATACTTTCTTCAAGACGGCAGTAGTGAAGCGACGAAAACCTCCTTCGACAAGATTTGCGAGAAAGAACCTTGGAAAAATTTGGCGGTGTTAGGCGATGCCCTTCCGGGCATTGTCATCAGTCCAGTGCAAACCTTGCTAATTGACTACTGGAGGGAGCATTTTGGCTTCAAATATTCCAATCTGGAGCGGATACATTGCTCAAGTTATTTGGATGAACTTAGCCAAAGCGATCGCTTTGACAGCATCATCACGCTATTTCCTTTTGATAATCTGAAACCTGAAAAACATGCTGTTAATCCAGATACCCACTACCGCTTACTCAGCAAAGTGACACTAGCCGAACTGGGAGTGCAATGTCCGAACTACAAGAGCTACAATCTGCACGAAATTGCTCTGCAAGACATTGACCTACCAGAACAATTCCCCTACTTGATCAAAACATCCCACGGACTTTCTGGAGAAGGCACTTACATCATCAGAAGTACTAGCGACCTACGCTACTGTTTTGACGAACTGAGGAAATATCTTGATATTAAGCTGCTCGATACGATTATTGTCTCGGAGTTCGTTAAAAATGAAGTGCAGAACTACTGCGTGCAGTTCTACGTTAGCAAGACAGGAGATATCACACTCATCGGCACTACCAGCCAACTCGTCACCCCAGAAGGTAACTATTTAGGAGGACTGATTCACTACGATAAAACTGACATGAGCAGATTCTTTGAGATGATTGCCGCCGTTGGTCAGTATGCTCACCAGCAGGGGTATTTCGGAGTGATTGGCTTCGATGTGCTAGAAGACCAAGATGGACAGCTTTATGCGATCGACGCTAATTTCCGCGTTAATGGCTCAACTCCACTTTGTTTACAGCGCCATACTCTCCTAGGACTGGGAAAAGAGGTGGCTAAATATTCCAGTGACTACCGTATGGATGGAACATTGGATTCCATTCTAGTGACTCTAAAAGCCGAATTAAATCGCAAGAGCTTTATCATCCTTTCGGCTCTAGAGAAGGTCAAATACGGAAAAATCTACACCGAAATTTATGGAATCGTCGCTGGAGAGACGCTAGAGGAAATGCAGCACGTCGAGCAGAACTTACAGACTAAAGGATTGCAATAA
- a CDS encoding ABC transporter substrate-binding protein has translation MTNFSTFSRRRFLLTAGASVASSIFLKGCLGNPPSPAALSPKAQALELSPEQVPETRTVTLGYIPIVEAAALVIAQEKGFFAKYGMTDVKLAKQASWASARDNVTIGSANGGIDGGQWQMPMPHLISEGIITNGRKVGMYVLAQLNTQGNGIAVARMHKGKGLGLDISGAADYIKGFQQTNGRKFKAAHTFPQVNQDLWIRYWFAAGGVDPDNDIDLLAVPSAETVQGMRNGSMDAFSTGDPWPYRIVADDIGHMAAVSGQIWRFHPEEYLALREDWVDKNPKATKAILKALMEAQQWCDKAKNREELVQIVSQRNFFNVPIRILQPPYAGKYMMGDGKSDVGDFKMGPMYWKDDIGSVSYPYKSHDLWFLTESLRWGFHKGKINDIDSAKKIIDRVNREDLWREAAKEAGFSADIPQSTSRGVEKFFDGKEFDPEKPEAYLNSLAIKRV, from the coding sequence ATGACCAATTTTTCAACGTTTTCTCGACGCAGATTTTTGTTAACAGCTGGAGCATCGGTAGCTAGTTCCATATTCCTTAAAGGTTGTTTGGGCAACCCACCTTCTCCTGCTGCACTATCACCCAAGGCACAAGCGCTTGAACTGAGTCCAGAACAGGTACCGGAAACTCGAACGGTCACACTTGGCTATATCCCAATTGTCGAAGCAGCAGCACTGGTCATCGCTCAAGAAAAAGGCTTCTTTGCCAAGTACGGCATGACCGACGTTAAGCTGGCAAAGCAAGCAAGTTGGGCATCCGCACGAGACAATGTGACGATTGGTTCAGCCAATGGTGGCATTGATGGCGGTCAGTGGCAGATGCCAATGCCTCATTTAATTAGTGAAGGCATCATCACCAACGGGCGCAAAGTTGGCATGTATGTTTTAGCTCAGTTGAATACGCAGGGGAATGGAATTGCCGTTGCTCGGATGCACAAAGGCAAAGGACTGGGTTTAGACATTTCCGGTGCTGCCGACTACATCAAAGGGTTTCAACAAACCAACGGTAGGAAATTTAAAGCCGCACATACCTTTCCCCAAGTGAACCAAGACCTCTGGATTCGCTATTGGTTTGCCGCCGGTGGTGTCGATCCAGATAATGATATCGACCTCTTGGCAGTGCCATCGGCTGAAACGGTGCAAGGGATGCGAAACGGTTCGATGGATGCCTTCAGTACAGGTGACCCCTGGCCCTACCGCATCGTTGCCGATGATATCGGTCACATGGCAGCAGTTTCTGGTCAAATCTGGAGATTTCACCCAGAGGAATATCTAGCCTTGAGAGAAGACTGGGTAGACAAAAATCCCAAAGCGACCAAAGCCATCTTAAAAGCGTTGATGGAAGCGCAGCAATGGTGTGATAAGGCCAAGAACCGAGAGGAGTTGGTTCAAATCGTTTCCCAACGAAACTTTTTCAACGTGCCTATAAGGATTCTGCAACCTCCCTATGCCGGGAAGTACATGATGGGTGATGGCAAATCAGACGTTGGGGACTTCAAGATGGGACCCATGTACTGGAAAGACGATATTGGTAGCGTCTCCTACCCTTATAAGAGCCACGATTTATGGTTTTTAACCGAAAGTCTGCGCTGGGGTTTCCATAAAGGGAAGATTAACGATATCGATAGCGCTAAGAAGATTATCGATCGCGTCAACCGCGAAGACCTCTGGCGAGAAGCGGCGAAAGAGGCAGGCTTCAGTGCTGACATTCCCCAAAGTACATCGCGAGGGGTTGAGAAGTTTTTCGATGGGAAAGAGTTTGACCCAGAAAAGCCAGAGGCTTACCTCAATAGCCTTGCGATTAAGAGAGTTTAA
- the galT gene encoding galactose-1-phosphate uridylyltransferase has product MYSQELLKPDGRPLTLYSRYPIVQGIQAPSPGNEPIQANPHLRWHPLRGEWVAYASHRQGRTFMPPPEYNPLAPTIDPHFPSELPQGEYDIAVFNNRFPSMTLLAQNPPKLIVETLPANGTCEVIVFTQDSEASLGALELDHLELLLQVWAERTRILGENPKIQYVLPFENRGVEMGVTLLHPHGQIYAYPFVPPVPARMQERQQAYYQEHQRGLLQDLIQKEIEDKQRILYLDEHAIAFVPVCARYPYEVWIATLEPVATFIDLTVEQRRGLAKALKTVTLKYDGLWSRPFPYLMAWFQAPTDGQPHPESHLHAEFYPPYRTPDKLKYLAGTELAAGMFANDALPEEKAKELQAVSVILEGGVRLN; this is encoded by the coding sequence ATGTATTCCCAGGAGCTGTTAAAGCCGGATGGGCGTCCCCTGACTCTCTACAGCCGGTACCCCATTGTGCAGGGCATCCAGGCTCCAAGTCCCGGTAACGAACCGATTCAAGCCAATCCCCACTTACGTTGGCATCCCTTACGAGGTGAGTGGGTGGCATACGCCAGTCATCGTCAGGGACGGACGTTCATGCCGCCCCCGGAGTACAATCCGCTAGCACCCACCATTGACCCTCATTTCCCTAGCGAACTGCCTCAGGGAGAATATGATATCGCGGTTTTTAACAACCGATTTCCTTCAATGACACTCTTGGCACAGAACCCGCCGAAGCTCATTGTTGAAACTCTCCCTGCCAATGGCACATGCGAGGTTATAGTCTTCACCCAAGACTCTGAAGCGTCCCTCGGTGCTCTGGAACTGGATCACCTAGAGCTACTGTTACAAGTTTGGGCTGAGCGAACTCGTATTTTAGGCGAGAATCCAAAAATTCAGTATGTGCTGCCTTTTGAGAATCGGGGTGTGGAGATGGGAGTGACTTTGCTTCATCCCCATGGTCAGATTTACGCTTATCCCTTTGTGCCACCTGTCCCAGCACGAATGCAGGAACGGCAGCAGGCATATTACCAGGAACACCAGCGGGGTTTGTTGCAAGATTTAATACAGAAGGAAATTGAGGACAAGCAGCGGATTCTGTATTTGGATGAACATGCGATCGCATTTGTCCCCGTGTGTGCGCGTTATCCCTACGAAGTATGGATTGCCACCCTTGAGCCAGTTGCAACCTTTATCGACCTTACCGTCGAGCAGCGTAGAGGACTGGCTAAAGCCTTAAAAACCGTTACTCTCAAGTATGACGGTTTATGGAGCCGCCCTTTTCCTTATTTGATGGCTTGGTTCCAGGCACCGACTGACGGTCAACCCCATCCGGAATCACACCTGCACGCTGAATTCTATCCGCCGTATCGTACCCCGGATAAGCTGAAGTACTTAGCCGGAACCGAACTGGCGGCAGGAATGTTTGCTAATGATGCCTTACCTGAAGAGAAAGCGAAGGAATTACAGGCTGTATCGGTAATTCTCGAAGGGGGGGTTCGGCTCAACTAA